The proteins below are encoded in one region of Shewanella algae:
- a CDS encoding DMT family transporter: MYLFPLLAVAIWAGNSLVNKLSAGVIAPEAISFYRWAFALLLLTPVLLPGVWRRRAMIRPHLGKLAVLASLGMVLNQSLAYFAAATTSATNMALITSLVPVLSLLLAVPLLGVRLSKLALLGAFISFSGLLFMLSQGDLARLSTSVVPGDLLLLLAAVVYALYGVLLKRWSLQLPTWDLLYMQILFAVFMLSPLLLFASSISITQASLPLIAYAAICASILAPWAWIKAIALLGTERTAIFMNLMPIFTAVLASTLLGEQLGVPHYVGGALVLTGVSLVQYRARRPRAMLKAEAL; encoded by the coding sequence TTGTATCTGTTTCCCTTGTTGGCCGTAGCCATCTGGGCCGGCAATAGTCTGGTCAATAAACTTTCCGCCGGTGTCATAGCGCCGGAAGCCATCTCTTTCTACCGTTGGGCTTTTGCACTTTTGCTCTTGACCCCAGTGCTGCTCCCCGGGGTTTGGCGCCGCCGCGCCATGATCCGTCCCCATCTTGGCAAACTCGCCGTGCTGGCAAGCCTGGGAATGGTGCTGAACCAAAGCCTGGCGTATTTTGCCGCCGCGACCACCAGCGCCACTAATATGGCATTGATCACCTCTCTGGTGCCGGTTCTCAGCCTGTTACTGGCGGTGCCTTTGCTCGGGGTGAGGCTTTCCAAATTGGCACTGCTGGGCGCCTTTATCTCTTTCAGCGGTTTACTGTTTATGCTCAGCCAAGGCGACTTGGCCAGGCTGTCTACCTCAGTGGTACCCGGCGATCTCTTGTTACTGCTGGCCGCCGTGGTCTACGCCCTCTACGGCGTGCTATTAAAACGCTGGTCGCTGCAACTGCCGACCTGGGACCTGCTGTATATGCAGATACTGTTCGCCGTGTTCATGCTGTCGCCTCTGCTGCTCTTTGCCAGCAGTATCAGCATCACCCAGGCTTCACTGCCCTTGATAGCCTATGCCGCTATCTGTGCCTCGATTCTGGCGCCCTGGGCCTGGATCAAGGCGATTGCCCTGCTGGGCACAGAGAGAACCGCCATCTTTATGAACCTGATGCCAATCTTCACCGCCGTGCTGGCATCCACGTTACTGGGTGAGCAGTTGGGAGTCCCTCACTATGTCGGCGGTGCCTTGGTGCTGACCGGGGTCAGCCTGGTGCAGTATCGTGCCAGACGCCCAAGAGCCATGCTCAAGGCGGAAGCACTTTAA
- a CDS encoding SO_0444 family Cu/Zn efflux transporter, which yields MLMDNFIELFLESAPWLLLGLVLAGLLKVFVPMSWMQKQLGGHGLKTTVKAALLGAPLPLCSCGVIPAAVGLRRSGASKAATTSFLVSTPETGVDSVTVSYVLLGPFMAIVRPIAAVCSAIVAGLLVGRDDEPVLPSEAVKKSEPEKAQAKTVAQFKPVAAANYSPLKTAPTQVQSSCCATAKVQEADSCSTAKVSTAKASTTAASCCSSVKEEASQSCCSQPKVETASCCSSSQSASSCCDSDDMAAELKSKSVLHRVLAGLKYAATDLVRDTAIWLLVGLFFAALVQTYVPGDFLAQWGGGILAMLVMVLISIPMYICATASTPIAAGLLLAGVSPGAVLVFMLAGPATNIATLGVVAKEMGKRALYGYLGGVLGVALLAGMLVNLLVANFGFEVMPQIGEEHQLLPQAVVNWSGIILALLMAKVIYDKIPRRWLRRDCCSG from the coding sequence ATGTTGATGGATAATTTTATTGAGCTGTTTCTCGAGTCGGCACCCTGGCTGCTATTGGGGCTGGTGCTGGCGGGGCTGCTGAAGGTTTTTGTTCCCATGAGCTGGATGCAAAAACAATTGGGGGGCCATGGCCTCAAGACCACGGTCAAGGCGGCCCTGCTGGGCGCGCCTTTGCCGCTGTGTTCCTGCGGCGTTATCCCGGCCGCCGTTGGCCTGAGACGCAGCGGCGCCTCTAAGGCGGCCACCACCTCTTTTCTGGTATCGACCCCTGAAACCGGTGTCGATTCGGTCACTGTGTCCTATGTTCTGCTCGGCCCCTTTATGGCGATTGTCAGACCTATTGCCGCAGTGTGCAGTGCCATAGTGGCGGGTTTGCTGGTTGGCCGCGATGATGAGCCGGTTTTGCCCTCTGAGGCAGTGAAGAAGAGCGAGCCGGAGAAGGCTCAAGCCAAAACAGTGGCTCAGTTCAAGCCGGTAGCCGCCGCCAACTACAGTCCTCTCAAGACCGCGCCGACACAAGTTCAGAGTTCCTGTTGTGCCACGGCCAAGGTGCAAGAGGCAGACAGCTGCAGTACGGCCAAGGTCAGTACCGCTAAGGCCAGCACCACCGCCGCGTCTTGTTGCTCTTCAGTCAAGGAAGAAGCCTCTCAGTCCTGCTGCTCTCAACCTAAGGTAGAGACGGCTTCATGTTGTTCATCATCGCAATCGGCCTCAAGCTGCTGTGACAGTGACGACATGGCAGCTGAACTCAAGTCGAAGTCTGTCTTGCATAGAGTGTTGGCCGGTCTCAAGTATGCCGCCACGGATCTGGTGCGTGACACCGCCATCTGGTTGCTGGTGGGGTTATTCTTTGCCGCGCTGGTACAGACCTATGTGCCGGGAGACTTCCTGGCCCAATGGGGCGGCGGTATTCTGGCCATGCTGGTGATGGTTCTCATCTCCATCCCCATGTATATCTGTGCCACTGCTTCGACGCCGATAGCGGCAGGTTTGCTGCTGGCCGGGGTTTCCCCGGGCGCCGTGTTGGTGTTTATGCTGGCGGGACCAGCTACCAACATAGCCACCCTAGGCGTAGTCGCCAAAGAGATGGGTAAACGGGCGCTTTACGGCTATCTTGGCGGGGTACTCGGGGTGGCGCTGCTGGCCGGAATGCTGGTGAACCTGCTGGTGGCGAACTTTGGTTTTGAAGTGATGCCGCAGATAGGGGAAGAGCACCAGTTACTGCCACAGGCTGTGGTCAACTGGTCGGGGATTATTCTGGCGCTGCTGATGGCCAAGGTGATTTACGACAAGATCCCCAGGCGTTGGCTGCGGCGGGATTGCTGCTCCGGCTGA
- the zntR gene encoding Zn(2+)-responsive transcriptional regulator has translation MYRIGELAKRFDIKADTLRFYEKHGLLAPSMRTDSGYRVYSDRDAERLKFILRAKAVGFTLGEIAELLSIELDKSNRACSDVKGMVDDKLDKVQQKIAELNQFRQSLQLLSDTCCGGPESAEHCSILEALESCDDELSPRVETGKGHNHSHANSRVSRGAKSC, from the coding sequence ATGTACAGGATAGGTGAACTGGCCAAGCGCTTTGATATCAAGGCCGATACCCTGAGGTTTTACGAGAAACACGGCCTGCTGGCACCCTCTATGCGCACCGACTCCGGTTACCGGGTCTACAGCGACAGGGACGCTGAGCGGCTGAAGTTTATTCTCAGGGCCAAGGCGGTGGGTTTTACCCTGGGGGAGATAGCCGAGCTTTTGTCCATTGAACTGGATAAGTCCAACCGTGCCTGCAGCGATGTCAAAGGCATGGTGGACGACAAGTTGGATAAGGTGCAACAGAAAATTGCCGAGCTTAACCAGTTCCGCCAGTCTTTGCAGTTACTGTCGGACACTTGCTGTGGCGGCCCTGAAAGTGCCGAGCATTGTTCGATTTTGGAGGCGTTGGAGTCCTGTGACGATGAGCTGTCCCCCAGAGTCGAAACCGGCAAGGGTCACAATCACAGTCATGCCAATAGCCGTGTAAGTAGGGGCGCAAAATCATGTTGA